A genomic stretch from Nodosilinea sp. E11 includes:
- a CDS encoding GntR family transcriptional regulator: MVKLQLGSFKQAPRTTHATVTEHLRQAILLGQLPGGTRLVQSELAEAFNVSVTPIREALRELSTQGLIELDAFKGAVVRMPTLGELEEVYELRSVLIPLVVKKSIARITPQALQQAAALLTQMEATTEHEPWVDLNRQFHNQLDDAAQATCEVQSGCPRH; encoded by the coding sequence TTGGTCAAGCTGCAATTGGGAAGTTTCAAGCAAGCTCCCCGCACTACCCATGCCACCGTTACTGAGCACCTCCGCCAGGCGATTCTTCTAGGGCAGTTGCCTGGCGGTACCCGTCTGGTGCAGTCGGAGTTGGCAGAAGCCTTTAACGTCAGCGTTACGCCCATTCGCGAGGCGCTGCGCGAGCTCAGTACCCAAGGTCTGATCGAGCTGGATGCGTTTAAAGGAGCCGTAGTCCGTATGCCAACCCTGGGTGAGCTGGAAGAGGTCTACGAGCTGCGATCGGTTTTGATTCCCCTCGTCGTCAAAAAGAGTATTGCTCGAATTACCCCCCAAGCGCTTCAGCAGGCTGCCGCTCTATTAACCCAAATGGAAGCTACAACTGAGCATGAGCCATGGGTTGATCTCAATCGCCAGTTCCACAACCAGCTAGATGACGCTGCCCAAGCTACCTGTGAAGTCCAATCAGGGTGCCCCCGGCATTGA